One segment of Luteolibacter rhizosphaerae DNA contains the following:
- a CDS encoding AsmA-like C-terminal region-containing protein, with translation MDRQPPHDRAEAPSRLSPRLKKLGIVLLVLIIAALFCGQAFIGSAIESRMDANLSKRGWTLQRTGASWNLWRGLTMEQVKLGREGQPPVLEADNLSIKVPFTGGHGLAITSHRSPLLLRDEKGEIRLDEVTVELVTTDEGLRADRIKARKDGLLVEVKGTIRVVPGGDRSQWTPRFDAVRGTLAALKMEGEVFRVGGSFLVDVKDDIAWNADLSGRGGEVVWQGLPLKSAEARAALSSGTSSIAANLALPRGVADFEVTRDDWESSPFQFEGSITDQADHTNDFTGSYQPGQKVWNLKRLDGQADLLSIAREVPMFADKVPAKMAFKVFPYVDLRDATMKVGQTLQIGSLAISGGVTSFQLEGRRIEVRNLAGTASYNGKSWRIRRSSASLFGGKLAMSGSYQDGTLSGASVSGEGLKLAAIKTVSGRKGNSNGVLSFSYKGKLDLDGKTAEGQGKMRLDNAPVIDVPLLDQTYDLFTSMIPGIERGKTGTFSADFVARSKVIDVPRFEATGGTLTVSAKGRVDLARERVDGVARGKLNGLPGVVTKPLSRLLEMEVGGPYDDIRVKPMGPAKLVSNAASSTVGVPVDTIEEAGRITGAVLAEGIKVPLKWFDRDDAGHE, from the coding sequence ATGGACCGCCAGCCCCCTCACGATCGAGCCGAAGCTCCTTCGCGGCTCTCGCCGCGTCTCAAGAAGCTCGGGATCGTGCTGCTGGTGCTGATCATCGCCGCGCTCTTCTGCGGGCAGGCCTTCATCGGCAGCGCAATCGAGTCGCGGATGGACGCCAACCTGAGCAAGCGCGGCTGGACACTGCAGCGGACCGGGGCGAGTTGGAACCTCTGGAGGGGGCTTACCATGGAGCAGGTGAAGCTCGGCCGCGAGGGCCAGCCACCGGTACTGGAGGCCGACAATCTCTCGATCAAGGTGCCCTTCACCGGCGGGCACGGCCTCGCGATCACCTCGCACCGCTCACCGCTCTTGCTGCGTGATGAGAAGGGTGAGATCCGCTTGGATGAAGTCACGGTGGAGTTGGTCACTACCGACGAAGGTCTTCGGGCGGACCGGATCAAGGCGCGCAAGGATGGCCTGCTGGTCGAAGTGAAGGGTACCATCCGGGTCGTCCCCGGAGGAGACAGGAGTCAATGGACGCCGCGCTTCGATGCCGTGCGCGGGACACTCGCCGCCCTGAAGATGGAGGGTGAAGTCTTTCGGGTTGGAGGCAGCTTCCTCGTCGATGTGAAGGACGATATCGCGTGGAACGCGGATCTCTCCGGGCGCGGGGGCGAAGTGGTGTGGCAGGGCCTGCCTCTGAAGTCGGCGGAGGCCCGCGCCGCCCTCAGCAGCGGCACTTCGAGCATCGCCGCGAATCTCGCATTGCCGCGCGGAGTCGCGGACTTCGAGGTGACCCGTGATGACTGGGAGTCCTCACCCTTTCAATTCGAAGGCAGCATCACCGACCAAGCGGATCACACCAATGACTTCACCGGCAGCTATCAGCCCGGGCAGAAAGTCTGGAACCTGAAGCGTCTCGATGGCCAGGCCGACCTCCTCAGCATCGCCAGGGAGGTGCCGATGTTCGCCGACAAGGTTCCCGCTAAGATGGCCTTCAAGGTCTTCCCCTACGTCGACCTGCGCGATGCCACGATGAAGGTGGGACAGACCTTGCAGATCGGGAGTCTCGCCATCTCCGGTGGCGTGACCAGCTTCCAGCTGGAAGGCCGCCGGATCGAGGTTCGCAATCTCGCTGGCACCGCTTCCTACAATGGCAAGTCATGGCGCATCCGCAGATCTTCCGCCTCGCTCTTTGGTGGCAAGCTTGCGATGAGCGGCAGCTATCAAGATGGAACCTTGAGCGGAGCGAGCGTGAGCGGTGAAGGCCTGAAGCTTGCCGCGATCAAGACGGTGTCGGGTCGCAAGGGCAATAGCAACGGGGTGTTATCCTTCAGCTACAAGGGCAAGCTCGACTTGGATGGCAAGACCGCCGAGGGCCAAGGCAAGATGCGCTTGGACAATGCGCCTGTGATCGATGTGCCTTTGCTCGATCAAACCTACGATCTTTTCACGTCCATGATCCCCGGAATCGAACGCGGCAAGACCGGCACCTTCAGTGCCGACTTCGTCGCGCGTTCCAAGGTGATCGATGTCCCGCGCTTCGAAGCGACCGGCGGCACTCTCACGGTCAGCGCGAAGGGTCGCGTGGATCTCGCCCGGGAACGCGTGGATGGCGTCGCCCGCGGGAAACTGAACGGGCTCCCGGGCGTTGTCACGAAGCCGCTCAGCCGCTTGCTGGAAATGGAAGTCGGCGGCCCTTACGACGATATCCGCGTTAAGCCGATGGGTCCCGCGAAGCTCGTATCGAATGCCGCCTCCAGCACCGTCGGCGTGCCGGTCGATACGATCGAGGAAGCAGGCCGCA
- a CDS encoding PSD1 and planctomycete cytochrome C domain-containing protein — translation MPCRIHTRGLAVLVTVALARAAEPAPDFNREIRPILSDRCFACHGFDAKAREAELRLDTPEGAFKDKAIVPGNPDESLAWQRIVSTDPDEVMPPADSHLKLSAEEKALLKRWIESGATYQPHWAFMRVERPALPPGDAHPIDALVLKRLAKEGLELAPEATKETLIRRLSLDLRGLPPSPQETEAFLIDTAPEAYERLVDRFLGDPAYGERMAWPWLDAARYADSNGYQGDADRTMWPWRDWVVSAFNRNLSFDQFTLWQIAGDLLPDATPEQVLATGFLRNYPINGEGGRIPEENRVDYVMDMAETTGTVWMGLTMNCCRCHDHKYDPLTQRDYYSLYAFFNQTPVDGSGGDPQTAPVIAVPAGDQKAREEQLVRQRSDLDQQLAERAKQLEADQAAWEVARLAQITPQIWQTLPPDKISGAEAEMLEDRSILTAGPNPVNATYTVRATLPEGPLAAIKLEALRHPSMTQGGIARSDSGNFVLTGFEATLVTAQGESQRLTIPRAEATYEQGGVFRVSGALDEDPASGWAVFEGRPVDRDHAAVFHLAEPVEIAPGSSIEITLRHDSPHAHHNLGRFRLAISSESSATLAEPDQSALLEVLKLPGANRTAAQAKLVSESHRAADPEHSRLSRERGDTETQLVALRKAMPQVMVMGDREALRPTHVLAVGSYDKPLEEVSAATPPILPPLVKSGGHANRLDLAKWLVSRDHPLTARVTVNRYWQELFGIGLIKTPEDFGVQSEVPLHPELLDWLAAEFMESGWDTKQLLRAIVTSRVYRQSSRVTPKLLEKDPANRLLARGPRFRMPAWMLRDQALAAGGIIVGQAGGPPVKPYSPENLWPDATFGKVQYVRDKGEALHRRSLYTFWRRISMPPMFFDNAKREVCTVNPSRTNTPLHALSTLNDVTYVEAARFLAERAAKEAGTGDAALSRAFEIALGRKPDPEELAILSESLRQAKDHFSMDPQSATDFLTNGDHSSATSLEPVERAALASVCLSILNLDETLTKE, via the coding sequence ATGCCATGTCGCATCCATACCCGCGGACTCGCCGTGCTAGTCACGGTGGCGCTCGCACGCGCCGCGGAGCCGGCACCGGACTTCAACCGGGAGATCCGCCCGATCCTCTCCGACCGCTGCTTCGCCTGCCATGGTTTCGACGCCAAGGCCCGCGAGGCCGAACTGCGGCTCGATACGCCGGAGGGCGCTTTCAAGGACAAGGCGATCGTCCCTGGTAATCCGGACGAGTCGCTCGCCTGGCAGCGCATCGTCTCCACCGATCCGGACGAGGTGATGCCGCCGGCCGACTCCCACCTCAAGCTGAGCGCGGAGGAGAAGGCCCTGCTGAAACGCTGGATCGAAAGCGGCGCGACCTATCAGCCCCACTGGGCTTTCATGCGCGTCGAGCGCCCGGCCCTGCCGCCCGGTGATGCCCACCCCATCGATGCGCTGGTCTTGAAGCGGCTCGCCAAGGAGGGTCTCGAGCTCGCACCCGAGGCGACGAAGGAAACTCTGATCCGCCGTCTCTCGCTCGATCTGCGCGGGCTGCCGCCCTCACCTCAGGAGACAGAAGCCTTCCTCATCGATACCGCGCCCGAGGCTTACGAAAGGTTGGTCGACCGCTTCCTCGGCGATCCTGCCTACGGCGAGCGCATGGCATGGCCTTGGCTGGATGCCGCCCGCTATGCCGACTCGAACGGCTACCAAGGCGACGCCGACCGCACGATGTGGCCGTGGCGCGATTGGGTCGTTTCCGCCTTCAATCGCAACCTGTCCTTCGATCAATTCACGCTGTGGCAAATCGCCGGGGACCTCCTGCCCGACGCGACGCCGGAGCAGGTGCTGGCCACCGGCTTCCTGCGCAACTATCCCATCAACGGCGAAGGCGGCCGCATCCCTGAAGAGAACCGCGTGGACTACGTCATGGACATGGCGGAGACCACCGGCACCGTCTGGATGGGGCTGACGATGAACTGCTGCCGCTGCCACGATCACAAGTACGATCCTCTCACCCAGCGCGACTACTACAGCCTTTACGCTTTCTTCAACCAGACCCCGGTCGATGGCAGCGGTGGAGATCCCCAGACGGCTCCGGTCATCGCCGTGCCCGCGGGTGATCAGAAAGCGCGCGAGGAGCAACTCGTCCGGCAGCGCTCGGATCTCGATCAACAGCTTGCGGAACGCGCGAAACAACTGGAGGCGGATCAAGCAGCCTGGGAAGTCGCCCGGCTCGCCCAGATCACCCCACAGATCTGGCAGACCCTCCCTCCCGACAAGATCAGCGGTGCGGAAGCCGAGATGCTGGAGGATCGCTCGATCCTCACCGCCGGGCCGAACCCGGTAAATGCGACCTATACGGTCCGCGCTACGCTGCCGGAGGGCCCGCTGGCCGCAATCAAGCTGGAGGCCCTGCGCCACCCGAGCATGACTCAGGGCGGCATCGCCCGCTCGGATAGCGGGAACTTCGTCCTCACCGGCTTCGAAGCCACCTTGGTAACCGCGCAGGGTGAATCGCAGCGCCTCACCATTCCGCGCGCCGAGGCCACCTACGAGCAAGGCGGCGTTTTCCGCGTGAGCGGGGCGCTGGATGAAGATCCGGCCAGCGGCTGGGCGGTGTTCGAGGGCCGCCCGGTCGATCGCGATCACGCCGCGGTCTTCCATCTCGCGGAGCCCGTGGAGATCGCGCCCGGCAGCAGCATCGAGATCACGCTCCGCCACGACTCACCGCATGCGCATCACAATCTCGGCCGCTTCCGGCTCGCCATCAGCAGCGAGTCTTCCGCCACCCTTGCCGAACCGGATCAATCCGCGCTGTTAGAAGTGTTGAAGCTTCCGGGAGCGAACCGCACCGCCGCCCAGGCCAAGCTGGTCAGCGAGAGCCACCGCGCGGCGGATCCGGAGCACTCGCGACTGAGCCGGGAACGCGGCGACACCGAAACCCAACTCGTGGCGCTGCGGAAGGCCATGCCGCAGGTCATGGTGATGGGCGATCGCGAAGCACTGCGACCGACGCACGTGCTTGCGGTCGGCTCCTACGACAAGCCGCTGGAAGAAGTCAGCGCCGCCACGCCGCCGATCCTCCCACCGCTCGTGAAAAGTGGCGGGCATGCCAACCGGCTCGACCTCGCGAAGTGGCTCGTCTCCCGCGATCACCCTCTCACCGCCCGCGTGACGGTGAACCGCTATTGGCAGGAACTCTTCGGCATCGGCCTGATCAAAACGCCGGAGGACTTCGGCGTGCAGAGCGAGGTGCCGCTGCACCCCGAGTTGCTCGATTGGCTGGCCGCGGAGTTCATGGAAAGCGGTTGGGATACCAAGCAACTGCTACGCGCGATCGTGACCAGCCGTGTTTATCGGCAGAGCTCGCGGGTCACGCCGAAACTGCTAGAGAAAGATCCGGCGAACCGTCTCCTCGCCCGCGGCCCGCGCTTCCGGATGCCTGCCTGGATGCTGCGCGACCAGGCGCTGGCCGCCGGCGGCATCATCGTCGGGCAAGCCGGGGGCCCACCGGTAAAACCATACTCACCCGAAAACCTCTGGCCGGATGCCACTTTCGGCAAAGTGCAATACGTCCGCGACAAGGGCGAGGCCCTGCACCGCCGCAGCCTCTATACCTTCTGGCGGCGCATCAGCATGCCACCGATGTTCTTCGACAATGCCAAGCGCGAGGTCTGCACCGTGAATCCCTCGCGGACCAATACCCCGCTGCACGCGCTCTCCACACTGAATGACGTGACCTATGTCGAGGCTGCCCGCTTCCTCGCCGAACGCGCCGCAAAAGAAGCCGGAACGGGAGACGCCGCGCTTTCGCGAGCCTTCGAGATCGCCCTCGGCCGCAAGCCCGACCCGGAAGAGCTGGCCATCCTCTCCGAATCGCTGCGGCAGGCGAAGGATCACTTCTCCATGGACCCGCAGTCTGCGACGGACTTCCTGACCAATGGCGATCACTCCTCCGCCACCAGTCTGGAGCCGGTGGAGCGCGCCGCCCTCGCCTCGGTCTGCCTCTCGATCCTCAACCTCGATGAAACGCTGACGAAGGAATAG
- a CDS encoding NAD(P)/FAD-dependent oxidoreductase, translating into MNARRIARTIHITGMGLAGCSLAWWRHFSGRDFTWSDHDGEGSSSRMAAGLINPVTGQNFSPSQWFGEFLAEATAFYSRVQDELGAQLHFPLPVWRMIGEKEWKKVSGKLDTAAEWIERVEEDVPGWRAAVILKGGGRIATREFCDRTRDYFAPLRKPAQAGATEVLCEGAAGLIAGRLGAHRCAQGEILTVKAAWPQDHITVGGGGWLVPLGQGIFKSGSTYIWEPLDGQPTAEGRARIEQILRLLGGEDFEVIDHEAGIRPIIRKSQPVIGPLADGRVVFNGLGSKGSLYAPGVARMLDAWLAEESGLDPRFDIAGLA; encoded by the coding sequence GTGAATGCTCGGCGCATCGCGCGCACGATCCACATCACCGGCATGGGGCTGGCAGGCTGTAGCCTCGCCTGGTGGCGGCATTTCTCCGGCCGCGATTTCACCTGGAGCGATCACGACGGTGAGGGCTCGTCATCCCGGATGGCCGCCGGCCTGATCAATCCGGTCACCGGGCAGAACTTCAGCCCGAGCCAATGGTTCGGTGAGTTCCTAGCCGAGGCGACCGCGTTCTACTCGCGGGTCCAAGACGAGCTCGGAGCGCAACTCCACTTCCCGCTGCCGGTGTGGCGCATGATCGGTGAGAAGGAGTGGAAGAAAGTATCGGGCAAACTCGATACGGCGGCGGAGTGGATCGAGCGCGTCGAGGAAGACGTGCCCGGCTGGCGCGCCGCCGTGATTTTGAAGGGCGGCGGTCGAATCGCGACCCGCGAGTTCTGCGATCGCACGCGCGATTACTTCGCCCCGCTGCGGAAGCCGGCACAGGCCGGTGCCACCGAGGTGCTCTGCGAGGGAGCGGCGGGCCTGATCGCCGGTCGTTTGGGCGCACATCGCTGCGCGCAGGGCGAGATCCTCACCGTGAAAGCCGCTTGGCCGCAGGACCATATCACCGTGGGCGGCGGCGGATGGCTGGTGCCGCTGGGGCAGGGGATCTTCAAGTCCGGCTCTACTTACATCTGGGAACCTCTGGACGGCCAACCCACTGCGGAGGGCCGGGCGCGGATCGAGCAGATCCTGCGCTTGTTGGGTGGGGAGGATTTCGAAGTGATCGATCATGAAGCCGGCATCCGCCCAATCATCCGGAAGAGCCAGCCGGTGATAGGCCCCTTGGCGGATGGCCGCGTGGTCTTCAACGGCCTCGGCTCGAAGGGCTCTCTCTATGCGCCCGGAGTGGCGCGCATGTTAGACGCGTGGCTGGCGGAGGAATCCGGGCTGGATCCGCGCTTCGATATCGCGGGCTTGGCCTGA